GATGCAAATGCGATGCGTATACGATGAATTCATGAaatcttgatttttggccaaaaccgATGCGCATGCAATGCCTTTGCGATGCATTCATGAAATctttgatttttggccaaaaataatGCAAATACGATGCATATGCAATGCCTCTTCAATGCATTTATGAAATCTTTCTTTTTTTCCAAGAAAAATGCAAATGTGATGTTTTTATGATGTTCTGTGCTGAAATTTGATGAAAACTTTGGCGATTcatatattttcactcaaatgtccgtttaagatatttgttattaaaattttagtattttttcaagatctacaagtTTAAATCGTATAAAATCTTAAATTTTGTATGTAGAACATACAATTTTGATGACTCATTCAATGGATTCTTCAATGGTGGTGTTAATGGCCATGGTACTTCAATGGTGCTTCAATCCAAGGGGATAGTTGTGGGTAGAGATTGAAAAGAGAAAGAATAGAGAGAGACGATTTGTGAGAGATAAAAAGAGTTTCAATGTGAGGTAGTGGTGATTGGGGTGTGGTGGTGGTGAGTGGGGGACCCAAGAATTGATTATCGGAGgggcataaaaaaaataatacactaaaattctaattaaaataataacaacTTTTGTGAATATCCACTAagaattcaaataaatattgcacgatttctttatatataatttgtttgttatatatatatatataaaaggctTGTATTTTAATCAAGAATTAACTAAAAGTTGTACTTCTAAAATTATATGAAAGTAGAAAGGAATTAGAGCAAATTTTCCTATATAAAAAATGTAAGACtttgcattttatttattttttttttttttaattttagaagtTTTGTCATTAAAACACAAATGGATAAAATGACTTTAGTGGTAAACTTGTATGTAATTATACATTTTTATTATCAAGAAGAGAAAATTATATTGATCAAACAAGTAATCACAACAGGAGGCTGGAGCAATAACTCCCCCTTAGATTACAAACTAGAGAAAAAATGAATCAATTGTTTCTCTTTGGAAGACATATTCTTCGTACTAATACTAAGAACTCTAGCTTTAACAGAAAATTTGATCATAGAATCAAGCTGAAAAACAGTAATACAACTATACTCAAAGCAACATTTGTTTCTATTAAACCAGAGAAAATAAATTGTGGCAGCAAGAGCTGCTGTCACTATCCGAGCCAGCCAGCCTCTTCTATCTTCAGCCAGCCAAGAGCACCAATCTTTAAATTTCTCAGGCCAAATAAGCTTTCCCATCCAACCATAGACAGAATGAATCACTCTCTTGGAGAACTCACAATAAAAAAAGAGGTGGGAATGACTTTCAATCTCAATAGCACAAACCAGACAGGCCAAACAAGGAATAGACAGATGACAAGAATGGAGCAGGTCCCTTGTGAGCAATTTCTGGTTTACTGTTTGCCACAATATGAACCTGTGCTTGGGCACTAAAAAACTACACCAAACAGATTTCATGCTACTAATTGGAACACTAGGAATGATCAAGTGATAAAGCTTACTCAAATGAAGTTTCCCTTGCACTACTGCAGATTCCAAAATCGAGTTAGATATAGACTTGCTGAGCTTGATCAACTTTCTCCAATACCAGCTAGAATCTTGCTGCAAAACATAGTCCCAAATCTGAGACCCTTTTAAATAGATACAATTCACCCATTTTACCCAAAGCAAGTCCTGCTTAGAAGAGATAGCCCAGATATATTTTGCTAGCAATATTTTATTCCAAATAGGCCCCTCTTTAAAACCCAAACCACCATAACTTTTTGGACGGCAAACTTGCTCCCAAGAAGTAAGATGAAATTTACTTCGAGAACCTTTTTCCCCCAAAGAAAGCTCCTACAAAGACGATCAACGCCTTTAATGACACCCTGAGGTAATAGAAATATGCTCATCCAATAATTTCTTATTCCCAACAGAACAGAATGGATTAATTGAACCCGACCTGCATAGGAGAGATTTTTACTGGCCCAAACATGTAACCTCAATTTGATTTTCTTAAGGATTATATCACAATCAATAGCCTTCCATTTTGTTGGTCACAAAGGCACTCCAAGGTAAGTAAGAGGAAATACCCCTTTAGCCAACTGAGTAAGATTCAAAAGAGAGTCTTTCACAGGGTTAGAAACTCCTCCAAAGAAAATTCGAGACTTATGATTATTAATAACCAGACCCCATGAAGAGGAGAAGACTTCAAATGTTCTTTGAATAATCTGAATATAATTTTCATTAGCTTTGCAAACCAGAAGTAAATCATCAGCAAAGCAAAGACTAATAATATTTAAAGATTTGCATAAAGGATGGAATCTGAAGTCTTTTTCCTTGGAAGCTTTAAGTAATAGACGGGTAAGGTATTCTATTACTATTACAAAGAGCATTGGGGAGATAGGATCACCTTGACGAAGCCCTTTGCCACCCTATAAACAACCTTGAATCTGACCATTCATCAATAAACAGTAGGAAGTGCCTCTTAAACAGACCATGATCCATTTGATAAAACAACCAGGAAATCTAAGAGCTTTCAACAGATTCTCCAAGAAGTCCCAATCTATGGAATCATAAGCTTTACTTATGTCAATCTTCATCAAACAGCGAGGAGAACAATGTTTCCTATTGTAACCCTTAATTAGGTCTTGGAGCATGAGAACATTATGAGCAAGTGATCTATGCTTTATAAATGCCCCCTGATTTTGATTGATTAGAGTTGGGAGAACAGAAGCAAGTCTATTGCAGAGCATTTTAGAGATGCATTTGTAAATAGTCGTGCAACAAGCAATAGGCCTATAGTCAGCAGCATTAACCGGATTATCAACCTCAGGTATGAGAGCTAAGATAGTATTATTCAGAAATTTAGGAATATACTCGGTTTCAAAAAAATCAAGAACTGCCATGGACACCTCCTTGCCTATATCTTTCCATAATGCTTTGAAAAATCCAGCTCCAAAACCATCAGGACCAGGGCTTTTAATAGAATTAATACTGAACATAACAGATTTGACATCTTGACAAGAAAAAGGTTTGATCAACTCCAGCTGATCATCAAAATTCAGAACCGGACCCAAAGCTATTGTGATAGGGTCAATATAACCTAAAGCTTCACTTGAACTACCCAAGAAACTCTTAAAGTGCTGAACAAAATGATTGACCACCTTTTGGTAGTTATCTTCAACTCGGCCTCGATCAGAAACAAAAGTCACAATCTTGTTggcaatttttcttttcttcaaacTAGCATGAAAAAATGAGGAATTTTCATCTCCAAAACAGAGCCAATCAATCTTACTCTTTGAGAAATAAAACTAGCATAAAGTTTCTCCTGCCTCTTAAACTCCAAAAATGTTGTTCTTTCTTCAGTACACAAGCAACTGTTATTCTGGTCTGAATAAAGGTTAGCTTTTGCCTGTTGGAAAAGAACTTTACTTTTCTCATAGTTACTAACCACATCTCCAATAACCCTCAAGTTGAATTTCTTCAGCACATGTTTGAGGCGGATAAGCTTCCAAACGACCTGCTCCAAGCCACAACCCTCAACTCTTAAAGGCTTATACTAGTTGGCCAAAACTGTTGTCCTGAACTGAGGATGAGAAGTCCACATATTGTAGAAACAGAAAGGTTGAACTCCTTCATTTTGAACTGCTATTTTCTTCAGAAGAATAGCACAACGATCTGAAACCACCTCCCAGTGCGAAACAACAGTTACATTAGGAAAGGAATCCAACCAGTCCTCATTAGAGAACACCCTATCCAACTTAGAATAGATACGATTTCCCCCTTCCTGATTGTTAGACCAAGTATAGTAAGATCCCATTATCTTCAATTGTTCCACCAAACCAAGGTCAAGCCATTGTCTAGCATCTTCTAGCTCTTTCACCAAAATAGTCCTTCCACCCATCCTGTCATTAGGATCAAAGACTGCATTAAAATCACCTAAGATGACCCAAGGTTTAACTGGGAAAGTCAAATGAGCTAACTCATACCAAAGAGACCGCCTAGCCTCCAACTGATTCGAACCATAAACAACAGTAAGACAAAACTCTTGATTAGTGATACATATTCGAACCCTATAGTGAAAAAATTGGTCATGATCTTGGATAGCTTCAATATGAATCCAGCTAGCCTTCCAAATCAATAAGATTCTACCCTCCAATCTCAAACTACTATAGTAATCCCAACCCACAAATATAGAACACATAACTTCCTTAAGCTTCTCTCCCTTGATTTTAGTTTCAAGGAGAGCCCCAATACCAACTTTATTCAAACAACAGACATCTAAGATTGACATCTACTTATTCTTCTTATTTAAacctctaacattccaactcaATATGTTGCAGCTCTCCATTCAAAGCTAAATTATGGGATGAGTCATTTAATACCTTCTGTTGTTCTTGAAGAAAACTAAAATAGTTCCTTGTTTTCTGAAATGGAACTTGGTTTGCTGGTTTTAGGGCCCCAGATTTTTTCGGATATGACCACACTTGATCTTTTGGGATCTCCTCAGATTGAGACCCTCCCATCTGCTGGGATTGAGGCTGAGCTGAATTTACCAGAGCAGCAGCTTGGGTAGTAGCATTCTCTATAGACTCAACAGGATTAGATGCAGGTGCTTTCTTAATATCCTTCTTCCACCAAACTGCTTCAGAATCAAACTTGCAGGTAGTAATCGTGTGTCCCAGCTTTTTGCATTGTGAACACTTCGTAGGCAACCATTCATACTCTACCTGTTGCTCCATAACTTGACCTTTCTCATTGAGGTAATTAATAAACTGGGGAAGAGCTTCAGAAATCTCCATATCCACTAAAACATGAGAAAATTTAATCATAGATCTTTCCTTGGTTATCTTATCAATCATTATAGGCCTCCTATTGTACTAACAAGAGCACTCAAGCAGTTTACTCCCCAATATTGTAATCCAAGGTCAGGAAGCCTAATCCACACTGGTACCGATTTAATTGACTTCAAGGAACCAATATCAGTCGTCTAAGGCTGAAGGACTACTGGTTTCTTATCAAAATGTATCACCCCTGATTCCAAAACCAGATCTCGAGCTGCTTCATCCTTGAATTTGACCATCGTGAACCCAGCATTCATTCTAGCCACACGTTCTATTCCAAGTTTTCCCCAAATCCTTTTGATAAATCCTTCAAATACTGCTAGAGGAGGATTAGCACCAATCACCACACAAATCAAAGTAGATTTCCAGTAGGAAGCTTCGACTTCGATCTCATCTACATCCAGCTGAGCAACTTTCTGACCATCCTTCTGAATTGGCTCCATGAAATGCAACTTCGTACACCCATATGAAGGAAGAGACTCCCTAAATCGGGCCCAGGTTTCTTTGGCTGACTCTTGAAATGACCGAGCCTCGACCTCTTCAGCCCACGTCATTGAACCCATACCTGTAGCTGGAGCAGATTGATCCACTGTAGGAAGATCTAGATCCGTAGAGTCGACCTCCATCGCAGGGATACCAGTAACTAATTGCTCATCGCCTATATTCTCAACATTCTCACCAGTCAGATTCTGAACTGATGCTTCATCTTTGGATGAAGGGAGCTCATGCATAGAATCTTGCTTAGCTAGCTTTTGTACAAGTTTTCGCCTCCTCGCCATGGCCAGAGAGAAAACTATGCTTCACGCTATGTAATTATACATTTGTATTGATAAAAATATCTCATTAAAAAAGAGAAATTGGTGGAAATAGACCCATTTTATAGTGCATTTTGCACAATAACCTACTTTCAAAACATTTTAGCTAAATGGcctcttttattaatgaatttttcgTATAacccattttacccttaaaataaaataataataaattaaaataaaaaccctAATAACTATCATCACTACAAAAAATAGTGTTTTAGCTACCAAAAAAATGGTAGCAAACTATGTCTTTTTGGTAGCTAATACCctttttgctaccaaaattttatGGTAGCTGGTTCGTAGCTAAAACCCCGTCGCTAAAGGTTTCTTGCTACCAAAAAAAATTGTAGCTAATTATTCTAATTTGCTACTAATTTTTTAGTAgctaaaaatattaaatctagtAGCTAAAGAATTTGTgtcattaaaatttattttattttcaatccaCCAAAATCATTTTACTACCACAATTTGGTAGCAAACAATCACAAAATTAGTAGCAAATTATTTGTTTTGTACTTGAAAATTCGATACTTTTGCTACTAAAATTTGGtagcaaaattaataataaattaaataatttttttaatatataattttattagttttttaatttaattattttatcaattctattttttattataatatttacaaaaaaaaaacattaataaaatatcaaaattaatttttataaaatagataaacaaaatacaaactaaaaaaatatatatttagtacaaaatcaatataaaacATAATACAAAAATCTATACACATGTCAAAAATTGTACTTTTAgttcatatttacatatataaagAAGTTGGCAGCAATTCCACTTCATGCTCCCTCTTGAAGGCTCTTTTCATTTTATTGCTGTTTTTAGTTCCAACAACAATCATTCCTGAAAATACATCACAAGCATTCAGAAttctaaaatattaattttgtggaCAATTGCAAAGAATTGCAACATCCAATTAATATAAAGCATAAAGAAAACTAACAAACACTCAAGGCTTGGGGACACTGAATTTCATTCTCTCAGAACAAGGTGcatgaagaaaaataaaggaCAATGTTATGAGGTATAATTACTGGACTCTAACAAAAAAGGAAAGGAATGGTTATGAGGTATCCATTACTTCTCACAAATtggtaaaataaaaaatgttacATTTGTACCAGTACCACATCCAACCCCAATATAAGATGCACATGCAACCACTAACCTAAGAAAAACATCTAAAATCTTTCCTTTTACTTTTGATGCTTTGActcatttataaaatatttgcATGTCAGTTCAAATGATCTGTTTTGGTTATAACTAAGGACTACATCCACCTATAATTTTCAAATTGGTCTTGTAATCTTATTTCAAGGTGCATGTACACTCGCATAGCGTACAGTTCCCCTATCAAAAGTCAGAAATTATATCAGGCTTCCAAAAAAAATCATGTTAAGTGAAACAGACAAGTGGTTtagctttctttctttctttctgagAACCATCTTATAGCCTAACCATTGACCATGCATAGCCTTACTAAACGAAGTAGTACCTGAAAACATCCGGCTTTTGGTCATATTCAACATGACGACCAGATGATGAATCTCTCCATTTTGATGTTGAAGATGAAAAGTAAGATTAGTTTGGTGCAATAATTATGATAGGTACAAAAGCAGATTGTCATGGTTTTTCTGTTGTCCTATTGATCCTATACATGTTCACCAGCAAACACTTACCCAAACCAAGATCAATAAGATACAACTTCTTCTCATTAGGTGTTCCGGGCAGACCAAGCAAATTTTTTTCAGGTTTAACATGTCCATGCACAAAACTGGAGTCCAATTAGGAAACACAAAAATAATTAGAGAAGGATAAAGTAAAAGAAAAGATAAGATATAATAATGATTAACAATGTACCCTTTGAAATGAAGCTGTTCTAGAATTGATATAGCCTCCACTGCTATACAAGCAACTGTATCTTCAGACAACCTTTAAAAAGAGTAGACATTTAGAAATAATCAATGTAAATACCAAAATGTAATTATTCAAATATCTTTTTAGTTGggaaatatatgtgtatattaagAATAGATAATAAAATCTGAAACATTGGAAAGAGTAACTTGGGAGGAGGAAGAAAGAACACACAATTTCTTACATTTGGTTATTAGTGTTCCAAAGATCCCATAAACTTGGGCCAAGCATGTCCATGACCTATTTTCAGAATCAGGAAATCGTTAGTCATGAATATTTACTGGCAAAAGCAATTTCAAAACAACTAAAAGAATCACTACAGATAGAATGGAAACTGACTAAGATATAGTAGTCTCCTTGCTGGCCTCTATAATGGACAGAGGGAATTCCATAACAACCATTGAGAGAactgttatgtttttttttaacaaaaacacCAGTTAGGTAATAAAACTTGGTGATTAATAACTAATAACAATAAAAGTGCACAAAAAAAATTACCTGTACACTTGCCACTCATATGGAGGACCATGACTGCAGCCTTTACTATTTTTATGCTCAAACTTCAAAGCAACCTACAAAAGGTTAATGGGATTGCCATTAGCAACATAACAAACTTCCTTAATAACTGTACAAGAGTGAAACATGTAGGAGGGGGCGAAACTTCAAAGGCATCAGGCCTAGTTCCAGCGATACCACCAGCCACTCTTCTTCCCAAGAATACTTGTCCAAAACCCCCCTTCCCTAGCTTTCTATCTAACTTGTACAGTGGAGAATTGCCAATCTGCACCTGAAGATGTATTTAAAAAACATTATTAGTATTACACAACAAGCTCAGTCCACAAACTACATGGAGAAGTAGCCTTTTTTTGGATACCACAAAATTCATACATATCTAAAACACAAAAATGTGAAACAAAAATCATGTAGTGTAAAAAGAAACAATTGCACATTGTCAATCAAATAGCTGCAAAGGTTATTTAAAGGTTCACTTAGCAAAAATACATAGTTACTACAAAATACTCGAATCAAATGAAAATAGAATACTTCTGCAACATGAAAGAGGTGTATGCAACAACTACAATGGTGTCATTTCAAACCAGCAAGGAAAAAAAATTCCAAGAAGTGATAAACGCAGCCAGTTGTTGACGGTTGTTCCAGTTAAACCATTAGGTTTCTTTTACTCAATTGATTGTCTGAACCCAGTATTGCTAAGTTCTAAAAATAGGTTGAGAACAGAAAAACAAAAGAGTACCCTCTCAAAAAGTGGACCTGTGCTTCCTTCATCGTCAGCAACAGCTAGTTTTTCTGCACTTTTCTGAACTCCTAGCTCACGAACGGAAATTAAATTTCCTACTGGCAAGTCTAAACCAGTATTTCCATGAGCGCCGATTCCAGCACCAGCCAGCTTAACATTTTTACCTTGATTCATAGCTCTAGAGCCTCTCCTTCTTCCCCTGCTGGCTGGCACTGCATTTTCAAAATAAGACGATGATGAATTAGCTGAATTTTACAGATAAAATATGAAGACTATGATTTTTAGAGACTTTACCTATTCTGGTACCTGGGCAAGCAGGTGGAACTAAAACAGCAGGATTGTCTTGCACATTATTAACCCTCTTTGATCTTCGAACTCCACTTCTGGGATCAGCCATTCTATTTCATACACAAAACCTCTCTCCTTTCCTACTCCACCCCAATTTTTTTTGAAGAATCAAAATCCGAAGACTTCTGCCTACCATGCAAAACCAAAATGTCATTTTACAATACAAGCTTTCCAAAAGAGACAATAAGGTCATGATCGGCAAGACCCTTTATGACTTAAACTTCAAACACAGAATATCACACCAGCATAAATCAGAAAACAAAAACTTGATGATCACAAATTCGGGCTGAAGTTAAGACCTTTTGTACCTATTGAGCAAAACCATGAAACACACTTAAATTGCTAgatgatttaaatattattcagATATGGCAAACAGACGCTTATGATGACCAGTCTACATGAAATGCAGATTTAGTTGTCACCCACAGTTTACATAGTTCAGTCACTTGTATCAAAGGAAAAAAAACCCCACTAGATTCCCTGCAAAAATATATTACATTCTACGATCATCGTAAAAGGAGGAGGACACAAGCATCATAATGTCTCAGAGGAAGCATCAAACTTTGAAGATTAATTAAGGTAATCTATTGTCATCCATGCTTAATTATCTATACTTAAACAGGTTTACGCATTAATGGGAATACACCATAATTGAACAGAATCTCTACTAATCCTTGAATTAGAATTTAAAATAAAGCCTAATTGGCTAAAAATTATTATCCCAATAGTATAAAAACAGAACACATATAGCCTATTTTCTATCCAACTACTCAAGTTCATATGAAGAAAAATTGGACCTAAAAGACACCCCATAACTTAAAAAAATTCCAACATAAATGCACTCAATGCAGACACTTTATTCTTGTCCGACCAAGTTTCAACAAAGTAGAAAACAGATGAAGAAATTTCAAATTAAAGTTTTAAGAAACTAATAGAATTGCCATCCAATTTCCCACAAAAGAACTTAATTTTGACACACAAAgagaaaaaaaactcaaaacctCTCTTAAAGCAGTTCTTCTCAGTAAGTGGCTCTTGGTTTTTCACTTGAAAACAAACATGGATTATAATACCAATAATGAAAAAGATGTACAAATAGAATCCTATAAAGTTGAATTCAGGAAAGCAAAAAAAGATTATCCTCTCTTGATTAGCAAGAAAAAAACTATTCAGCTATACAAACCAGGGTGGTACAATAAATCTGACAACTGAAATTTTACCTAGTGCATGGAGGAGCTGTACTGCTGCCATCACAACCTTTCCCACTTTCATCATGCTTGTAAATTCTTCTGCAGACACAAACAATGAAAAGCATGTAAAATTTTGGTACAAGAGAAATAAACTACATATATGCATTCCTCTATATTGATCAATTGGTGACTGTAAATAACCACAACTAGTAAAACTTTAAACCTTACAGAAATAAGCAGCCTCTACTTCTTGAATCTTGAATAATTCTTTATACACATTCAATAGCAATTATTTGACAATACAAGTGAACGAAAAACCAAAATCCTTGTGGACTTTTCAAACTCatctttgcataaaaattatgtTTCTTTCTTTGAATGTCTAAAACTCTAACCAAGTTTATAGGATTCTGTTTGTACACCAGAGAACCAAAAAAAGAGCACAAAAAGACTAAGTAAGAAGCATAAAGAAGAAGAATACTTTGTTCTTCTTCTCAAGCTTCAAGATTAATTTTTGagtgagagatagagaaaaaaaaagatagagcTTTAAATCAAATGGGAATTTGAGTTTAATGGCTTGGAGTTGGAGGGGAACTTTTGCATCTTCTGTGGAGCTTTAGAGATAAAAAAATCAAACCCACCTACTAAAAACTATAAAGCAAAGAATATATTCTTTTTGAGAGAGAAACCATAGGGAGAGTGACTCTCTCCACAAACAAAGAAAGAGAGCTCAGTAAGAAGAtgatcaagagagagagagaatgggctaaagcctaaagagagagagagagtgcagACCCAAAGAGAGAGAGTGCAtgatttttgtttatgtttcGATCAAGTTTTGCTTTTGTGGGTTAGAGTGATTACAGCCGAATTCAAATGTATGACTCAGCAAAACTGATTCCTATGTATGGGTCAATAATACAAATATCtttaacataatttaaaaaactaacctattatatatatgcatattcagttttttaataattaaaaaatattttacttaactataaccacatatttaggaaacaacaa
The genomic region above belongs to Humulus lupulus chromosome 1, drHumLupu1.1, whole genome shotgun sequence and contains:
- the LOC133802038 gene encoding casein kinase 1-like protein HD16 isoform X1, which encodes MADPRSGVRRSKRVNNVQDNPAVLVPPACPGTRIVPASRGRRRGSRAMNQGKNVKLAGAGIGAHGNTGLDLPVGNLISVRELGVQKSAEKLAVADDEGSTGPLFERVQIGNSPLYKLDRKLGKGGFGQVFLGRRVAGGIAGTRPDAFEVALKFEHKNSKGCSHGPPYEWQVYSSLNGCYGIPSVHYRGQQGDYYILVMDMLGPSLWDLWNTNNQMLSEDTVACIAVEAISILEQLHFKGFVHGHVKPEKNLLGLPGTPNEKKLYLIDLGLEIHHLVVMLNMTKSRMFSGMIVVGTKNSNKMKRAFKREHEVELLPTSLYM
- the LOC133802038 gene encoding casein kinase 1-like protein HD16 isoform X3, which translates into the protein MADPRSGVRRSKRVNNVQDNPAVLVPPACPVPASRGRRRGSRAMNQGKNVKLAGAGIGAHGNTGLDLPVGNLISVRELGVQKSAEKLAVADDEGSTGPLFERVQIGNSPLYKLDRKLGKGGFGQVFLGRRVAGGIAGTRPDAFEVALKFEHKNSKGCSHGPPYEWQVYSSLNGCYGIPSVHYRGQQGDYYILVMDMLGPSLWDLWNTNNQMLSEDTVACIAVEAISILEQLHFKGFVHGHVKPEKNLLGLPGTPNEKKLYLIDLGLEIHHLVVMLNMTKSRMFSGMIVVGTKNSNKMKRAFKREHEVELLPTSLYM
- the LOC133802038 gene encoding casein kinase 1-like protein HD16 isoform X2 produces the protein MADPRSGVRRSKRVNNVQDNPAVLVPPACPGTRIVPASRGRRRGSRAMNQGKNVKLAGAGIGAHGNTGLDLPVGNLISVRELGVQKSAEKLAVADDEGSTGPLFERIGNSPLYKLDRKLGKGGFGQVFLGRRVAGGIAGTRPDAFEVALKFEHKNSKGCSHGPPYEWQVYSSLNGCYGIPSVHYRGQQGDYYILVMDMLGPSLWDLWNTNNQMLSEDTVACIAVEAISILEQLHFKGFVHGHVKPEKNLLGLPGTPNEKKLYLIDLGLEIHHLVVMLNMTKSRMFSGMIVVGTKNSNKMKRAFKREHEVELLPTSLYM
- the LOC133802038 gene encoding casein kinase 1-like protein HD16 isoform X4 translates to MADPRSGVRRSKRVNNVQDNPAVLVPPACPGTRIVPASRGRRRGSRAMNQGKNVKLAGAGIGAHGNTGLDLPVGNLISVRELGVQKSAEKLAVADDEGSTGPLFERVQIGNSPLYKLDRKLGKGGFGQVFLGRRVAGGIAGTRPDAFEVALKFEHKNSKGCSHGPPYEWQVYSSLNGCYGIPSVHYRGQQGDYYILVMDMLGPSLWDLWNTNNQMLSEDTVACIAVEAISILEQLHFKGFVHGHVKPEKNLLGLPGTPNEKKLYLIDLGLGMIVVGTKNSNKMKRAFKREHEVELLPTSLYM